The following is a genomic window from Zalophus californianus isolate mZalCal1 chromosome 10, mZalCal1.pri.v2, whole genome shotgun sequence.
CATTGGGAAGCCATCTGAAGAGTTAAGGTATGTGGAAAGTATTTTATGAGCAAAATGATTTTTCAAGACACTGCTgatttagaaaatgcaaaattagcAAAATGTGCTTTGGAGATCATATAGCTTGGAGAACTTGGCTTACATCACTGACGGTTAATAGCATGGACTCCCACTTGGGCAGTGTTGGCATACCCTGTTTTACTCAAGTTAGGAGTAATTGTAATTGCTTTGAGGGATCACATGTGGTTCCTTTGATCTAGTAGAACAAACAGGAGTCTGAGAGGCAGTCTCTCTGACCTCTAAGTCTGTTCTGCCACTAATTCGTAGTGATCTTGAGAACATCACTTCTCCATGGGGAAGACAAAAGTACCAATGATCTTTGTTCTAGTAATACTTCTTGAATGGAAACTCTCAGAAACTCATCcaagatagatatagatgatataggtATAGATTTAGATATAGATTtagatatatagattttttttttttttttttttttttttttagtagtctcCATGCCTgtcatggagcccagtgtggagcttgaactctcaaccttgagatcaagacctgagctgagatcaagagtaggacactgaaccgactgagccactcaggcaccccctcatCCAAGATAATTAAAGAGGAGAATAGGTGGCATTGAAATGATTTAGGACCATTGCATCTACGTTAAATACAGTTAGGCTTCATAGAGACTTGGAATGAGATCTAAGAAACTGTCAGATGACCAGGACAGACattctcttcaatttctctccctatccttctctctccccaacaCACATTTCTCATTATTGTTTCTCCCTACAGATCTGCTCCCATTTATGCTTCTTTCTGTACACAAACTTTCCCATCCCTCAGTCCCAACCCTAGCTGGCTAATTTCAGCCCATTACTCAAACTATCTGAGCACCAAATCTAAGGTCATAGAATTGAGCTGCTTGCAATGGCACCAGGATTTCAGCTCTTTCACCAGTGCAAGGGGAGAAAGGAATGACTATAGTCACTGACTATTGCAGGATCCAAATGGTATAATGTGTTAATGTGTTTAGTTCTAACAGTGAACAGCGAGGTCAGTAAGTTGCCATTTGAATCCAAGGGAAAGTAGTCAACAGAGTGTATGAGTCTGGGGCACTTTGTATCTCCCTTTCTGAGTTTTGCTGTCGGGCTATTGTATAATTGATGCTTATTGGATAAGGATCATCCCAATTGATTTAGGGCTCACATGGTGTAAGGAGCATAGTGAGCAAGAAAGCCTATCTTAAGGCATAGTTTCATATCAAGCACGTTCGGGAGTTAAGAAGGACTCACAGAGGTTGTgatacagatatatatttaatacaatatACATGATCATGGTTACAGATACATGTTTGGTGCTTTATTTACCAAGAAGCATGAGTCACATAGTACACAACATATTGACTGCAAAATCAGAAGATAAACACAATTGTTTCTAAATGAAAAACTTCCGGGATAAATGCTGACAGATGGATTTTCAACCTTTCATTTCTACTCCTGTCTCTGGGATGTATTTCCTGAAGATGCAGtttccagcatttaaaaaaaaaatagttttcccaAATCCTGATACCATATGACATAAAAAGAACTTTTAGCAAAATATGATCTGGATTACTTCTCTCCATTGGAAAATTTCTCAGCATTTCCCGTTGTTTTGCCTATGCCTTAGCTTATACATTTCCTTAGACAGGAAGTTAAATGCTTTTAACGTATCCATTATGACATAATTGTGATTAGACTCTGctgttttaaatgtttcctcttgcagggggaagagaggaagggaggtataggggtgaggtggggagggaaaaTACCTTAGGTGAGAAAACAAGTACCTTGCAAAAGGCTTCTTAAACTGGATTTGAATAAGCTTGATGTGTAGCTTCTCTACTAGAAAAATGAGATAAGAAGATTATTATTAAACTGTGAGGTGAGGATAATATtcccaagacattttttttccttcactctctGCTCTGAGTTTCCATTCAAAGCTGCAAATGTGTCTTCTGTTGGAAGAGTTGATCTTTTCAGTTCCACGATGTTTCACTGATACTGGGGAAAGCCTTTCCTTGGATATCAATTGCTCTGGTTTGCCACATGCCCTATTTGGGCAAAAATATGTTGAACCCAAGCAGCAGTTGCTAAATTGTTACCTGAAGAGCCTCCTCCCAAGCAAGTGCTACATACATACTTGTCTAATAGAATGGAGACCAGAAAACCAGAGAGGTCTAATGACAAGTCAGTCAGGATATACTGAGATGCAGGAAGACCTCATGTCCAGAACCTACATAGAGTTCCCTGGCTCTTAGGTTTAGACGTTTGGATGTTGGAAACTCAGTTCTCCACTCTCTGCTCCCCTGCACAGGTGAGCCAAGTGGGGAAAGCAGATCCTCTACATCTCTTCTTCCTTCTAATCAAGACTCTCTAGGATTTGAAAATGAAGTTCTTCATCTAGCTGCATTGTGAGTCAAGGAATGCCTTGTTTGCAAATCATAGTGATGACAGCAAGAAGTGGTTGGATTTTCAGTCAAGGGGAGCTGTTCTTAAATGTTTCCTAGTAAGCAGATTAACTTCATAGGTCTGGCACGCCCTTCTTTACCAGtacccttccctcctctctcctctttcttcccctgaGCCTTTATCTCCCAAACTTGCTAAAGTCCCAGGAAACAGGGAGAATGGGCTGCTAACATACAGATagccttttaaataattttcatgatCAAATCTGTGATGGAACAGATAATTTGACAAAGCCCTGGCAGGGGATACTTCTGAGTGTATCCGTTGATTTGGTGATGGTCAAGTTTTTACTGAAACTTCTGAACAGCTATTATTCTTTGGGAGACAATTAATAACCCCATACTACTGAAATGGAGTCTAGAGAGAGAACCCATCAACCAAGCAAACCCATGGATTTGTATagggtaaaaatgaaaacaatctctTTCACCAAGTTTTTCTCATTATGCAATAAAAACTGAACTCTACTGATAGTATAATTTATATGATAGAGAATTAGAGTTCCTGAGGCAAAGGGAGCAAAACGTTTCCATATATTTGATGTTATTGATGCGAAAGCAAAGGGACTGAAAGGCCTCAGTTCTCCATCTCAGAAGGTCTATCTGGGagaaggaatgtgtgtgtgtgtgtgtgtgtgtgtgtgtgtgtgtgtgtgtgtgtgtgtgcatgtgaacaAGCACTGCTTTGGTAGATAAACACAGCCTTTTAATTTCCTCTAGAATCAACAATCTAACTCTTTAATCTGGTCCAGTTTGGACCCTAAACTGACGCCAACCCCGAACTGTATCAAACCCAGGCAGAAAATCTTAGGTTGTGGGCCATTCCCTGGCCTCATCTTGGGTTTCTTTCCAGAGTGAGAAGTGTATACTCCTCTTCCCATTGACCACAGTTTGGCTCCGCTACCTCTCTACATCCCAGATCACTTACAACTGTAGTTCCATTTCCAGGAGGGAGGGAAATGAAAGCACTGAGCACCACAGGACTCTTGCATTAAGTTTCTTGCTTTCCCAGCAATTTACTCAAGAcaaagtggggagggaggtgggggaggaagagggagtgaTAAAGAGAtgttacacatttctttttttcctggaaagaCCATCCCAGTTTTTCTAATTTCCCAGAACtaaaagaatgttattttctttgtgttgcCATGGAAACTTCCCATaacactgttttcttctttctttctttctttcttttttcctaagtttaaaaacactttaaaaatgatatgaaagGACGTTTTTTGGGCAATTTTGATAtgtttgctttctcattttgGGTTGTGATGCTTGTATCCCTTTTAATTTTATCAGTTCATGTGTTAGAATGGTTTCTAATGTGTGTGTAAACTATAAATTTAGAgtcatatatacagatatatatatattacatggcATCATTTGACTGGaaagcattcattctttttttttccttcactgcacAGCCCTCATGGTGGTGCTTTTCCTGCCCTTTATCTCCTGAGTTCAGCCTATGAAAAGGGGAAGGTCCTCCTTACCCTCCACTCACAAGTCCTACCTGCTGACATAGGGTGTGTAGTCAGTTCGTGAATACAGTTGATCTGGGTCTGTGTAACGTCAACCATCTGGGTGAGCTCCATAATATCTACTACATTCTCTGGGCATTTTCAAACATTTGACTCTTTGAAATCATGTGaataaaaagttttgaattttcaattcaattaacattatgcttaaaaaatatttggcatcCAAGAACAATAACTCCCCTAGATCCTTGGGTTCTTAACATTTCTAGCTGCATGAGAAAGTAAATGGCTGGAGATTTGTTACTGATTTGGGCAGTGTAGACATATGCTGAGCAAGGTGGTGCCAGGAAGTTCTGCTCTGAGTTGTGTGTCATTCCTACACAAATGCACGTGGGGAGGACTTCTCAATGCTCATGGTGTTGATTTGGCCTAGCTGTCGACTGCTTGGTGACCAGTGTCTCTGAAGTGAGCAATATTTCCAACTATGAATGGACTCTTAACACACTGGCAACTGTTGGCAGTGGACCCACTCACTCCAACCCAGTCTCAGAATGTGAAATAGCCAAGTATTCAGAAGGGCATGCTGTCCTTCGAAAGAGCAAACTCAGAGAAGAGCCAACCAACACAACCAGCATTCGCCTAAAGACTACAGTAACATGGTTGCTTCGCTTTCAGTATTCTTAAGAAACAACTGAATAAATGGGccataaacatgaaaaattagtAGTGTGTGGAGGAGAAAGGAAtgtgaaagaaggaaatataaaactaaacaaTGTGATCTTCTCCTTCAACATTCCAGAGTTTTATTCATCCTTTCACAGATACTTTCTTCCAAAATTAACTCAACAGCCTCATCTTGGTTAGCCTTGTACATGGTTAGCTTGCTTCTCCTTATTACTAAATTATGTAAATCACTACTTAATCAAATCTactaaagataagaaaaagaaatctagcaAGACTTATAATAATGAGAGACATAATTAAAAGGTTAAAGCTACTAAAATATACCACGGCCTATCAGTCAGCTGCTTGCGCGGGACGTTGGGACATAAATGTGCACTTTGAGGGTAAATACGATCCATTAACACAGggagcaaaacaaagaggcaagaTGGGGTTGctaaagaaaaaagtcacattATTTTGCAAAATGCGGGGTTCTTTGTAACTCTGTCTTACTTAGAAAGCCTCCACATGtagtcaaattaatttttctaaagataaTTTGGTATTTTGAAGATAATAAACATTTCCTAAACAAACAGATGGCATCATAGGGTAATTAACCATTTTAGACTTGacagaatttttccattttagcgTATAGTTCTCCTGATATTGAGGTAAGGGATGTTGTGCCGGACAGCATCTGTTTTATTTGACATGACTGGAGTTGAAAATTTTGGAATTTTCTACTCACatggatttaaaattatttgaaaattgaaaCATTGGGCCTAAACACTAGAggcatatatacatttattaaatactccATTGCCAGGTCATTGATTTAATACAGAATATGGTAACTGGGTAGAGGGGAATATGAGAGAGGTATAAGGAAAGAATCAATATGGATTGTGTTCAGATCTATTTTGTAACATTCATGGTTATATCTCTTGTTAATGATCTCCAGCCAACACAAAGACGCTCTAGAGGGAAAATTGATATTTTACATAatgtatttgctttaaaaaatcaaataatggcTGCctcataaaattcattttatcttttactaACCAGAGTCAGAAATAGAGGGGTGATTGCCCCTGGATcagaattaaaacaacaaatgagATCAATTAATCTCACTTGAAATTGGTCTTTCTACGTCCACATTCTTTTCAGACCAGTTTAGGTGGAGATTCATTACCCAAACCAAATGGACCCACATTCAATGATATCATATTCTTGTCTTATATTTGCTTGCCTTCAGCAGAATTTTTCTGTGATTCTGATTAGCTTTGACAAGAATACACTGAATAGAACTTAATTAAGAATGGGACATGAAGAAGAACCCCGGGAAAGGAAGGCATTCAGACCATATAAACATCCAAAACAAAGTGCTGCACAAGAAGTAAGCAACACTCCCTGGGATTTTTCCCTGTTTGGGTATCTTTGAACGAAGCTGCTATGGGAAAGTATGCAGGTTGCTGGAAAATGTAGCATTATTAAAGAAGTAACTCACAGGGTGATTCTCATAGCCCAACTGAATTACTACTTGATTAATTCCTGGTAAAACTCAGAGCGCACAAAGCGAGGCAGTGAATCCTTTTCCATCAGGGCATAAATTCTCTTCTGGGCCACATCAAAGCTGCTCAGGGAAGGTTCCACCAGGTTCTTCATGGTGATGTCCTTTGTGAAGTGATCAATATTCACCTGTGGGCCAAGAAACAGGGTCATGAGTCAGCTCAGGTTGCAGGATTTGATGACGGGTGGGGAGGGAAGTAGAATTTGTTGCCAATAAAACacatgaggggcagagggtaatAAAAAGTGAGAAACATCATTTCTGTTTTACAGGCAATGGGGTAAGGCAAGTGACACTTTAATACATGCACGAATCAGATGAAGATCCAAGCGGTGTTAGACACTCACCAGGTGTGAGACCCTCCACCGGCAGCTAGTACATGCATATGTGCATACTGTACCTAATCCTCACGACAACCCTAtgaatacatatgtgtgtgtgtgtgcgtgtgtgcgtgtgtgcgtgcatgtgtgtgtgtgtgtgtgtgtgtgtgtgtgtatagcttCAGCggctttctcaaggtcacagagttaaGACGTTTATTTGCATCCAAGACTCAGAATTTGGATCCAGTGTCCTGATGCCTAATCTCTCAACTTTCCTTCCCCAGCGTTTGCTTTCATGCCTGATGGAGAGAgtgaagaggagaaaggaatccTGTCTGGGACCGAGGATCTTGTGCATGACTCCAGAGAAGCAAGGAAACTTGGTCTTTCCTGAAACAAACCAGGAAACTGTGCTTTTGACAGAATAGCAATAAGAATGGCagttaatgtttattgagtgcttcgtctgtgcaggctccttgctgggaaTGTTACTTtaacaggctccatgctggtgAACCCATTTAACCTCATAGCTCTGACATCTATGTCTTACAACCGAGGAGCAGAATGTTatgtgatttgctcaaggtcggAAGTATTAGAGAGAGGATTCAGAAACTTAGCAATGTAGCTTTTAACCAGTAGACTGCAGTGTTGGAAGTCATTGTGGGTTTTATGTCCTGAGTGCAGTGCAGACACACTGCACAAGTCCTGGGGACACTGTTCATTTTAGGGTCTATGTGAATGGTCCCTTGGAGTTGTGCAGTGTACAGCCTCCATGGGTGTGCCTGAGTGTGATTTGAGAGAAATCACTGTTTATCATCTTGTATGCTTTAAGGACCCTTAAGCTATCTGGctgtaaaagagaaagaaacagaatccaAATTGGCCTGTGGTTCTGAATTGGAAcactggagaatgttccaggtcTCTCCTGGGCTTCTAGAGGTCCTTGGTGCTGAGAAAAACCATCTTGGCTCAGAGGATGTTGGTGTGGTTGTAGGCAGAGTCAGGGACAAAAGCCTGATGGGGGAGTGCCAGGCCAGAATGGGCTGGATAGGGGGCATGAGCTGTGCTCCAGGGTCCGGGATGGAGGAGTTCAGACTGTGGTGAGATTTTCCATGGTGAGAGGGGCTGGAGTGCTTTCTGCAGGCATGGGGGAAGACGACACAGAACAGCCTCAGAGGTGACATCCAGGGCCTGCCTCTGCATGTGGAGACTCTGAGCCTAATGAGGTCAAGTTACATGCCCACTAACACTCAGGAGGGACAGGCCGTGATGTACGTTTCTCTGTTCCCATTCTGCTCTTCTTCCTGCCACACTAAAGCAATGCTGCTTCCTTCTCTTACACTGAGTATATACTGAGCTAGGTAGGCAATTCTACTCAGAATGGTTGAACATCATAGAAGTATAAAGCTCTTTCTTAATCTTAATGTTTAAAAGAGGGgatgtcttggggcacctgggtggctccgagcaaccgacttttggttttggctcaggtcatgatgtcagggtcatgagactgagccccatgtctggctccacactcagttgggagtctgcttgaggtcctctctccttctccctctgcctgtcctgccccctcaaataaataaataagtcttaaaataaaaaggaagggatGTCTTTAAAAACTCTAACACATTGTATCCAGCAACTAATAACTGCTATTTATCTATTACTTTTATGTGCATAGACCTCTTCTAATGAATCATTCTGATAAATATTCTTCTGTTTACTGAGCCAGGAAAATATTATTGCATTACTTTTAGATATGATCAAATGACAATTTGCAGTGTGCAAATTATCTGTGTATTGAACTATGCatggccatttctcttttcaaaatcttAGTTCCAGTTTTTGCCACTGTGTTTCTCTACCAGTTCCTGCTGTGAAGAGGCTGAGGTGAATGTTCAGACAGAGAAAATTGAGATTGCTACTTGCCTGGGCAACTGTGTCATGTGGGTCCATCTGCTACGCGTCAACCTGAACTGGTAAATTTTTCGGTCAAAATGCAAGACttggagaatttttaaagtaataacagctgcaggttttttttttttttaatgtttcctcaCTTTTAACAATACCATGAAAAAAATATACGGTTTAGAATCTGGAACTGACCACTGGGGTGCATGGGTTTCAAGAGTAGCTGGCTGGGGCTGCACTGCACGGCCCCTTCTCATTCCTCCCCTAGTGGGAGCCGCGCTACGACAAACAGCACAGATGGGGCACCGGAATCAGGAGCTAAGTTAGCGTCTGGATCAGGTTCTGACAGAACATGGCCGACTAGAGCGGCTACGCCCGCCGGCCGGCCCCGGCCTGGGTCTCCTGTGGTACTTctgtctgtcccctccccacactgGCTACAAGGGGGCAGGAGAAGGTGGGTTAGCTTATTCCAGGACAGGAAAATCATCATCCGTTAACCCTGGGCCACACACCCAAGCTCCCGCTCCATCCCCTGGGGCAGGGTTATAAGGGCCAGAGTGAAATtcgaatttcaaaaaaaaaacaatcacttTTTTTTAGTGTTAAGTATGTTCCAAACGTGGCACAGGGcctacttatactaaaaaattatccCCTGTATGCCTGACATTCTAATTTATCTCAGCATTCTAGTTTTGTTCtgttgctaaatctggcaactctaccCTCGGGGGCCCtcagaagtgggggagggggtcctgcTGGCAGAAAAGGCctgaaggaagaggaagtggtgtgtgtgtgtgtgtgtgtgtgtgtgtgtgtgtgtgtgtattggggggggagtaatccagtcaaaaaagctttttatccctccATAGgaatgatatattatttttaaaaaaaaatcattttccagaaattttctaCACCGGCTGCCTTCAATTGTTAGTAGctatggggtgggaggagggacagacatGCACGGACACCCACCCCGTACATGCTGGGCTCCCTGTGGGACTCGGCTCTGTTCGTGAAGAACGCCATGTCCCTGCCCCAGCTGAACGAGAAGGAGGCGGCTGAGAAGGGCTCTGGCAAGCTGCCCAACAGCTGCAGTTTTAAAATGCTCTGggtacacacacatgtatgtatgtgagaTGTTTTCAGCGAAGGGGACCGAGGATGGGAGAATTTTAATTAGGGACCCGTCCGAAGTCACACGTGGAGGAAGGCCTGGGATCGGGATGTCTGTGTCCATTCACCTGACTGCTTATGATGTGCCAGGAGCCCAGGTCCTTTCCTCTCTGCTGCCCAGCTCAGAGAACGGTGGCCACACTCACCCACCTACCCATCAACACCTACCTCTTTAGGAGCCTCTGTTTGGATGAATTCTTCATaaattttctttgccttctcaACCATCTTGGCAGGGGACTTGATCTTCTTGTAGTCCTCACAGGCAAGCCAGAACTCAAGGTTTTCTTCACTGAATTCAGACTTCAGGAAACTTTTGAAGCTGGCAAGTCCATCTAGCGAGGGGAAAGTTTGGTTGGATGGATAAAAACATACGTcctgcatacatacatacatgtattaagaatttatctaaaatatatcatACACTTATTATGCATTTGCTTGCTTGTTTACAAAACTGTATCTTGTTGTATAGCCTCCGCTCGTTTATTATGTATTTCTGTCACTTACATAAGAACCTTACAAGTGTTAGCTTATTTACTCTCATTATAGACCTATGAGACAGGTGCTATTAATGTCCTATTTTACAAAGGAGATAAGAGAAGTCAAGTACTATGCCCTTAGTTAACCAGCTGGTAAAAGTGGCAGGgctggaattcaaatccaggcagtaTGTATTTGGGGATGGAAGTGTTACCTGTATACAGCATCAAAGAATACTATGAACGTGAATACCATCTGGATACTTATCAgttaccaaaaagagaaaaatacacttGAAACTTGGTTTGGCAGTGTAATACTGATGTTGATTATCACATGCAAATGACTCacaacccttttcttttttttctcctacagaTGATTTTCGAGCAGatattatgttccaggcactatgaTAGTATGGTAAGTAAAGTCATCATGGTTCCTGCCCTAATGGAGCTTATGGATTCCAGGGAAGGTAGAAAGAAGACGAAGAAACACAAAAAACATtgacacaacaaaagaaaaaccatatgaaaGATAGTCACAGTGTAACAGAAGGGTCTTAAGCTCATTTCAAGTTTAAGGAAGGCCCCGTGAGAAAGGGACATTCAGTTTGAGATGTGAGGATGGGTGGGAGAGGACCCAATGAAGTTACCAGGCGGCCGAGGAGTTTACTCTGCCCATCAATCATAGGtcagtttttaaaacatactaaGTTTAACACAATCACAACGATTGTGATTGTGTTTTCAGTGTGCTGTGGCTCATGTAGACTTcagcttactttaaaatatgtttacatacatgtaatatatattatacataagtCTATACAGAAATATGTGTATTAGGGGTTCTTGGGTCTGATCCCTGcgtttctttgtctttcttaatCTCCACAGTGAGAGATGAGTAGAAGGGCAAGGTAAAGATCTAGGAAGGCACTGGacaggaataaaggaaaaatcaCTCTGTATGTTCAATGTTctccttgtttttaaaactaggtatatatgttttttaagcCCAAAGTCCAACAAATGCCTATCTGTTGAGAGAGCCCATGTCCACTTACTATCTAAGGAAAGTAGATTTctgaagggaggggagaagaattCCAGTTTTGCAGACTGTTACAACCACTGGTCCGCTCTCCATGTCACTTTGCCTCCCGGGGCAGAACCAGGATGACTGTCACCAGTAAGTACATCAGGGTCCAGGGTCGCTCTAACTTGATCCCCATCAGGAAGCACTTGTTTGCCATTCATTCTCTTTGGGGAATACATACATGAACTGAATTCATTTCCTTTGACCTCATTTCAGTCAACTGGCCTTTCCCTCAACTATTTCTCTGTACTGCTTTTAAAAGACTCTCagcttccattcattcatcctcACCGGACGCATGGATTTCATATGGTGCACATACAGCATCtagggttgtctttttttttttttttttcggtttaccttcaatacatttttattgtctgCTTGCCCCTCACAGTCCCCTGCAACCACATTCAATTCTAAAGAAACAGAATGGGTAGGTGATAATTAACTTGGGTTAGATCACCAGCAATTTCTGGCTGCCAACAAAACACTTTGCATTTTAATCCCCTCTTTTTGTACTTcacctaaaaaaatttttttttattgattaacATCTAAAAATACATCTGGGGGCAATGGTAGGCATGATAAACAATTTGCTCTAGAAACCTAGCTAGCAGAATTACTATAAAACTGTTTGATAACATGTGCCTGGATAAAATCAGGtgtgttttccctctctccctgcccatatatatatatatatatatttttttttttttaactaaggaTTTTACTAtatttctagcaccatttgttacAATTTAGTGACACGGGAGTCAATATATATGCTAAAAGAAGGCCTAGATCTCTGTCATGGTCAAAGTTTTCAGTGTCTTAAACAAAAGGAGTCAGATTGTCTCTGTGGCAATG
Proteins encoded in this region:
- the RGS5 gene encoding regulator of G-protein signaling 5, with the protein product MCKGLAALPHSCLERAKEIKIKLGILLQKPDSAVDLVIPYNEKPEKPAKTQKPTLDEALQWRDSLDKLLQNNYGLASFKSFLKSEFSEENLEFWLACEDYKKIKSPAKMVEKAKKIYEEFIQTEAPKEVNIDHFTKDITMKNLVEPSLSSFDVAQKRIYALMEKDSLPRFVRSEFYQELIK